The stretch of DNA GTTTTCTCCGCTCAAATTAAACGAATTTAGATGGGTATCCACAGGTGCGAATTGTTGTCATCCCTACACAAAATCTCTTTTCATACTTCCCTGTTACCCACatcttttattgatttattttctatttgtttatCTTCACATCTTGGTAGTTAGATCTTGGGCTGGTATaactaaacttatttttttctctctaaattgGTAAGTAAAAAATTACACTGTCTCATTGGTTAAATGACCTACGTTATATTATGTAATTAAAACAGGTACCATTCAGAACTATGTTGCCATAACCATAATCAACATGTAGTATGAtgtaatctttttatttatttttttacatattagaAGTAAAGAGTTTAGGGGTAAAAACAAAAAGtatatttcttattatttaatttaattggattgtaattaaaaaaaatagcttAGTGGCACATTCATTAAATGGCTTACTTCTGGTTCTCGCCAACTAGAGAGCTAGTATATTTCCAATCAGAATCAAAATGAAGTAAAAATAGTAGCTAAACCTGATGGTTAAAATAGTGGTTTTTCAATGAAAAATCATGTAAACTGGTTATGTAAATTGAGATCATAATCATCATTCAATAATAATCAATTGGTTGTCCAAACTCCCTTGGAGGAGATAAAAGTGCAGTGTATATTGAAGCTTCAGCCGCGTGTTTGTACCATTGTTcgtcctttaataaaaatagtagcACCCTTGATTTTCTTCCTTGTTGGTTTTTATCCCAATGTATCTTATATTTGTAGATAATGTGAGAATGATATCAATCATACTACTTCATCTCGATGAACGCTTCAGATTTAAACTTCTTCTGTAATGCTTTTATAGCTGATTCGATGCGTGCTTGGTCCTGTAACAACACGAGAACGACTTAGTAGCGAAACTTAcattacttatttttttcaaaacaaagacTAGAATGTGGAAGTTTTGTTGTACCTTTCCTTTGAAACTTATTATTAGAGATCCATATCTGGCTTTGCGGTAACACCCTTGACGTTGCAAAGAAaagatttaaataaaacaagGATGCATAATGAGTTATATATTGGTAAAACTATTACAACAATTCATAAACTTCATACCAATACATATGTCTGGAAATTCAAGACAAAGCTTTGATAGAGGTTGAGCAACTTCAACCTGCAGTTAAGATATCGCAATTGAAGTCAGACGAGTCCATAAGGAATAAAACTTAAAGAAAAACAATGTACACATAACTATAGATGTTGCATATTCTAGTTAGAATAAATTGCATACTACTGCTACCACTAGATATTTTCATGCAAAAAGAAATATTGACAAATGTACATATGATTCGAACTTCCGAAATTTTTTAAAGCTAACAGAACGTTCATTACAAGCGAAAAATAGGCAAAGGCAGGCATTGTTTCCAATGTATATTAAAACAAACATAATATGAAACTATTTTCACACTTATCGCATTGTGGATTTTGTATCAACAACCATAGGCCAAACACCTACTATATTTGTCATGTTTCTGTAATTGCCTGCAACGCCATGTTTATAGAGAGGATTTTGGAGGCTGCCATATTTGGCCATCAGCCACCAATAACACTTTCTTCAAACCAAAGATAATGAAGTCATGCAAGATGTATCATAATATATGAAAGTTAACGCGTACATCTGATAAATTAGTTGTCATGTGCTTTGATATGTATGGATCAAGCAATGTTAGTAGGTCATTAGACTTTGTTAATTCAATCAAACAATCCCACTGCTTTTCCAGCTCCGAAACATTCGTTGCACTGAGAATTATTACATTCTGGCACTTGATCTGTAAGAAAAAGACATTATCTCAAACTGTCAAACAGCTAGTATATTGCTTCACATTTCGTTATATACAAAATAGGAGTTggtcaaaaataataaaaaaaaaaaaagaaaaaacatttatCAGCTTTCAATTCAATGTAAAATTGAACTTCTGgtgaatgacaaaaaaaaaaaggaaacagtTTTCAATAATGAACTTCCAAAGACATACCAAGGGTAAAGTCAACTTGCCATGATGCAGTAATTCAGTTATGCCCTCAGGCAATTGAGCCATCTGAAAGGTGAAAGACATGATGGATCAATATAAACAAAGTTCTTACAACTGTCATCGCATGGTATATTGTGTAATGCAAGCTAAATTTGAGAAGAAACATTGCAACTTTTACAGCTTCCCCAAcagaacaacaacaaaaagaatGTAGTGTTTCAGAAAATTTCAGGTCAGTTTAAACAACCATGGGGGACTGTGATGTGTGCATGATTGTGAAAACCACAGGAGCTTGTAAAATGTAAGGGGTTTAAGCCAATAGAAAGAACTCCTGGGAGGGACAGCCTCAATAGCCCAAGTCTCAAACCCAAAGAGCGCAAAAGATACATAATTAGAGCcaccaaaacaaataaaaatataaaaccttGTTTTCTAAAGCAAATTACCTCATTCCTATCACCAGTACACTGATCACCAATAATATGTCGTAGATATTCTTCAAATTCTTCATCAGGAGCCtacaacaaaaacaaatcaGCCACAGATACGGAGTTCCAATGGTAAATCAAGAGCAGTTGATGTTAAACGGTAAGCCGGCATGCCAATATAAAGCCTTAGCCAGTCAAGTCAGCAGAAGGCTTCAGTaaagtcaaattttattatCCAAGAGTGCCACACTAACTTAAGAACCAAGAGGAGTGTGCGGGTAGATACAGCACATTTAGAGAATGATTAAAATAGCctcaaattgtaaaaaaattacagTTGAAGGAAGTAACGCACCAAACGAACATCAAAAGCTTTTGCAATGCCTGCTAAGGTAACATCTGAATGCAGTGGACCTACACCTCCATAAATAAATACCTACAAGAAGTCGGACAGATGAATAACCTGAGTCCTGAATCATCATTTCATCTTCAAGAAATGTCAAATAACTTTCTAACCATTTGAATATTACCATATCGGTCCTAGATTTCTGTCGCTCAACTTCTTCTGCCACGGAATCTATCTGTACAAAACACATGTGCCATAAACAATAAAAGTCTCGTATTAGGTGAATAATACCTATATTGGAATGAACCCTTCACTTCTGCAAAGCAGAACCATTCATATACAGAAGTATGACTTCTACAAAAATGAACTCACATTATTGTGTACTACGGAATATTGCAACACAGACCAACCGATGGATTGCAGCTTCGTACATAAATATGGTCCCACCTGATCCTCAACAATGCCAAACCTGAGCTATGGAGCAGGGTAAAGAAAAAGAGAACATCAAAAGAACAGCTGaagaacaataaaatattattcagtTTACTTCACAGCAGGACATGATGAGATTACAGGTTTACGGTTtcatttagttttttctttccttGAATGATTATTGAAACTAGTTCTCAATATGTATAATTTACATTTAAGAAAAAGGATGCGATTAGTTCATGGGTCAAAAACTATGACATGATATAGTAGGAAGCTCAGCAACAAATCATCCgacataaaatacaaaaatttaacaACAGGTTAACCAATGCATAATGATCATCCGGATTTCGAAAAGCGGGTATATGGTCCaattaaattgtaaaatctACAAATGGAAATTTATAAAGCAGCACGTACTAGTTCATAATAGAAAATATAGTTTCCAATAGATTCAACATAATCCAATTTTCCATGTGATATTATGGTACTTACAGAATCTCATCTCCCACAGCAATGATTGATGCTGTTAGTGTGCTGTTTTTATGCAAATCCATGCCATTGCTATCNNNNNNNNNNNNNNNNNNNNNNNNNNNNNNNNNNNNNNNNNNNNNNNNNNNNNNNNNNNAGCAGGAAGTTGTCCACCGGCCGAAGAAGATTTCCTTTTAACTCTCCCCGCCCTCTCTAATCTTCCATCAGAAAGTAAATATGCCGGTTTGAATTTATTGGACGAATTACTAACGGATAGTAAGGAGTTTGGAACCGTGTCATATATGCTTCCAATTGATGTATAACTGCATAGATCATAAAGTGATAATTGCAAGCTGAAATTCCTTTAATATACACAAACAACTGGAACGTAAGCTCAACAATGATGGTCCAATTAGTAAATGCTAAAAAGACAATAGTGGTTAGGTTATTAAGTGAAGTGttgttattttattcaaataagaTGACAAAGCAAATTTATGAGACCTTCAACCAATTGTTCTCACATAATCCTCTATTTGGGGGGAAAGTTAAGTAAAAAGGACAAATATTGCAAGTAGATTATTAAAATCCCAAGGTAAGATCAAGCATAGCTATTGAGTATTACCCTTGATCATAGAGACTGCAATAGTTCACCTTGCAAGTTAAAAGGAAGGCCCAAACGTCTCTGCAAAGAAATATAAGCAAGTAAATATGATAACTAAATGAAGCAATTAACATTATCACATTCACAGTCCAAAAGGGTCAGTATAAATAATCATGGAAAAGAGCAATATATTTTCCAATCAATAGTTTTATCAAATTGGATCTAAAATTGAGGAAGGAAACCTAATAAATTTCATGATTTAGTTAGCTACTAAGATGAGAGATCACTCAATGCGGATTTTGCAGGAACAATGCATTAGAAGGGGTTAACTACACAGATCAAACAATGCCATAACCATTGTGCTAAATAAACATATGTTCATTTAGAGTAAGGTATATTTCTAACAACCAGCTACCATAAGCTTTCACCTGAGGCTTTCTAGTTTTCATTAGCTATTCATGTACAAAGTTAACCAAATATGAAAGTCTATATAATGCCAAAACATTATAAATCTATTCAAACTTGTACCAAGGACAAGATTTATTTgtttgttcatccaataactaATGTGGTCaagataaattgtatttttttttccagatcTTTATTTGTTTGCTCATCTagataagatttaaaaaaaaacagtaaaaagaaacaacatattaatattaatcaGGAGCAAACCTGTATGACCAATCTAAAATGGGATTGACTCTCATGAAAGGTGGCCACCCAGGTGAACTGGGGGAGAATTGTTCTTGGCCAACCTGAAAGGAGGTAGCAAACATGTGTAAATAGATATGGCAATGTTGGTATAAAGCATAACAGAAAACAATCTAATGCCTAGGCTTATAGATTGACATTTTTCTATGAAGATATCTTCAGGATTCGTCCAGCAAGTCAAACATTATGCATTCCTTTTTAACAGAATAAAGGAGACGTCCAAACAATGTATACTACTACACTGTAAAATTACTTATTTGAAACCTTCACTTTTGCATGCTTCTACGGATCCTCAAGcactttcaaataaaattttgctTTCAATAACTATTCATAAAACTGttgtaaaaaaatgaataaacaagaaaatatgCACTTGAATACAAAATAGGTATCTCAAGGTGAAGAACTAAGGATACCGCAGTAGGGTCTCCGATTCGAACACCAAGGAAAATAGCTCGAATTGGCTTTTCTTTCAGCAAAGTCTCCAAGCCAGACTTGAAATCTAAGCTGATGGTGTCAATTTGCAAACCATAGCTGCTCAAACAAAAATCATTAGTTGCTCCATCCTTTAGAGGAGAACATCCCTTAACTTTCAAAAGAGAAAATTTGACATATCACTTTTCTATGTTagaagaaaggaagaaaaatattCACTCACGTGGCAGCGATATCATAGGTAAATGAGTTGATTTCCGGGAAAGCACAAGGactttcaaaatatattgttCGAATTGGGAAATTTTTTACATCCCCATTTGCACTATTTTGCCCTGCTTTATGCAAGAAATAGCCAGCCCTGAGTAGGTGCAACAAAACCTACATGCCATAGCTCGATATCATCATTATTGGGCTCAAATATTCTGTTGAATGAAAAATGATTACACACATTGAAACTCACCGTCGAATCCTTTCCACCATTGAAACTGAAAGCAACCTCCTCAATACTGTAAGAAgaaatacattattaataaaTGCATACATTGGTAACCAAGTAGTTGGCTTCAAGTAGTTAACGAGCTTCGCTTAAGGGAGAATCATTCGGGAGAACCCGAGTTCAAACCCTGACTACAACAATCAATAGTCAAACTATTCCCTTAGAACCCAGAtgattaagaacaaaaaaatgCATACTTGGTATACTCACATTAACAAGGACAATCAGGTTTAAGAAGATAGTCATAAAAGATcacaaattaaaatgaaaaatcattttttttcatttaaatgttaatccaaggacaacTTATCAACAATCAAGTTTATATCCTTATTCTGCTTCCATCAATGCGAAAACTGTTGCTATGAAGTTGTAAGATTTGTTCAGTTGTTCAGACAAGAACCCTGATAAAGATAACGATTGACAAAACTTGTACCCTCCTATCTACGAATCTACGCAAACTAACACAAATACATCAACGCTATTTCCTGTTTTCAGATTACACATTTACACCAGTAACTCAGATCAAGTGGAACTTCATGTTCATTACATTATTGTTTTAACAGAAATTTCTGTTTACTATTCTTCCAGTCAACagactgaatttttttttaacaaaaacctGTCTCAGCAAAATTATAATCAGAATCTCATCAAATGAATCATATATAAACCAAACATCAAATCCAC from Cicer arietinum cultivar CDC Frontier isolate Library 1 chromosome 3, Cicar.CDCFrontier_v2.0, whole genome shotgun sequence encodes:
- the LOC101502847 gene encoding uncharacterized protein, with translation MEIDEAIRGCEDRRLQTKYNNATYVIQRALALYSIEEVAFSFNGGKDSTVLLHLLRAGYFLHKAGQNSANGDVKNFPIRTIYFESPCAFPEINSFTYDIAATYGLQIDTISLDFKSGLETLLKEKPIRAIFLGVRIGDPTAVGQEQFSPSSPGWPPFMRVNPILDWSYRDVWAFLLTCKVNYCSLYDQGYTSIGSIYDTVPNSLLSVSNSSNKFKPAYLLSDGRLERAGRVKRKSSSAGGQLPADSNGMDLHKNSTLTASIIAVGDEILFGIVEDQVGPYLCTKLQSIGWSVLQYSVVHNNIDSVAEEVERQKSRTDMVFIYGGVGPLHSDVTLAGIAKAFDVRLAPDEEFEEYLRHIIGDQCTGDRNEMAQLPEGITELLHHGKLTLPLIKCQNVIILSATNVSELEKQWDCLIELTKSNDLLTLLDPYISKHMTTNLSDVEVAQPLSKLCLEFPDICIGCYRKARYGSLIISFKGKDQARIESAIKALQKKFKSEAFIEMK